Proteins encoded together in one Amblyomma americanum isolate KBUSLIRL-KWMA chromosome 1, ASM5285725v1, whole genome shotgun sequence window:
- the LOC144098680 gene encoding endothelin-converting enzyme-like 1: MWRPADGAVRGRNAAAAGAEASSCCSSTSSGSSNSDPGHVSDGKRLLYLLRRPGFKRIDFTEMSELLEMRRAAQRAFAARAVTTVDASSQTTELPELGLGPQVDSVAVRQVGWHMNPRFKKVLIATAGFCSVALFIYLVSAVWIRVRYRHLFHATSGTGYIDHARLPLFSGCESTACRMYMAAIETSLNRSQDPCKNLYRFVCDGWKQDHRMLSVLDAAEDLMYGRALNTIEWAPRDIRKQGPAHSVASIVEEKVVELAKSCIEPSESSLHRLKMFMADHHLPWPMTSRWDLLEILLDLSGNWNLHLWFQVTLDLRPSRKVTGDPVLKIGHSAAFRAWIASMRAFAGQPRRSAQSVRYQQYVRSMLLLFDVTESQADDLVTVIEAMNRLTLAVLGPAMAEPEHRTLRMSIRNLTKTTTPGIAAGRLLLLLNEHFIWAQQFSSNDIVQVENPGLLRAVVYLLGLKSEMREALTLSLGLRVVHELGWMADQQIADLTLELMGLPTSVHSRRCLVQIEDSVGIAWLSLFPSNRGFQTLVEDVRDILAEIVMRHSRSVLDVRAQGNDAMWSFLASVLPQPTPGASFFTYWLNLMSARWRLQQRNLTNVLKPGSVLMNRWSVHGPLTVSNDYSVFPLYHPDLPPAVNYGGAGRLIADEILRSVFQDPMYGKRSRRRQPSPMLHRNESLPAESPSEWSPHHVDAKALLAALNAYRLGTLRHPSGPSSRESSRAQDRLFFVASCYALCSSGDYVDELYGDASRRCNEPVMTLSEFTAAFKCETPNQH; the protein is encoded by the exons ATGTGGCGACCTGCAGACGGCGCGGTCAGAGGTAGGAACGCAGCGGCAGCCGGTGCAGAGGCGAGCTCTTGCTGCAGCAGCACCTCGAGCGGTTCCTCTAACTCGGATCCCGGGCACGTCAGCGACGGCAAGAGGCTTCTCTACCTGCTAAGACGGCCTGGCTTTAAGCGCATTGACTTCACAGAGATGTCCGAGTTGCTGGAGATGAGGCGTGCCGCCCAGCGGGCGTTCGCTGCGAGGGCGGTGACCACCGTTGACGCTTCGTCCCAAACAACGGAGCTGCCGGAACTGGGATTGGGGCCACAG GTAGACAGTGTGGCTGTTCGCCAGGTTGGCTGGCACATGAACCCGAGGTTCAAGAAGGTTCTTATCGCAACAGCCGGCTTCTGCTCGGTCGCACTGTTTATCTACTTGGTGTCGGCGGTGTGGATTCGCGTGCGCTACCGCCACCTGTTCCACGCCACCTCCGGAACTGGATACATCGACCATGCTCGCCTACCGCTCTTCTCCGGGTGCGAGAGTACGGCCTGCAGGATGTACATGGCTGCCATTGAGACATCTTTGAACCGCTCCCAAGACCCGTGCAAAAACTTGTACCGCTTTGTCTGCGACGGCTGGAAGCAAGACCACCGTATGCTTTCCGTTCTAGACGCCGCTGAAGACTTGATGTACGGCCGCGCACTCAACACCATCGAGTGGGCTCCCCGGGACATCCGCAAGCAGGGTCCCGCGCATTCCGTGGCTTCCATCGTCGAAGAAAAGGTAGTCGAGTTGGCGAAGTCATGCATTGAGCCGTCTGAGAGCAGCCTGCACAGGCTGAAAATGTTCATGGCCGACCACCATCTACCATGGCCTATGACATCACGGTGGGACCTGCTGGAGATACTGCTGGACCTCTCGGGAAATTGGAATCTGCACTTGTGGTTCCAAGTGACACTTGACCTGAGACCCTCTCGCAAGGTCACTGGAGACCCAGTGCTCAAAATTGGACACAGTGCCGCATTCCGCGCGTGGATCGCTTCCATGCGTGCATTCGCCGGCCAGCCAAGGAGATCGGCACAGTCGGTTAGATACCAGCAGTACGTCCGCAGCATGCTCCTGCTCTTTGACGTAACTGAATCGCAAGCCGACGATCTCGTCACTGTCATCGAGGCAATGAACCGTTTAACGCTAGCAGTTCTGGGGCCGGCAATGGCTGAGCCTGAACACAGAACTCTGCGTATGTCTATCCGAAACCTGACCAAAACGACGACTCCCGGAATCGCCGCCGGACGCCTGCTGTTGCTCCTCAACGAGCACTTCATCTGGGCGCAGCAGTTTTCGTCCAACGACATCGTGCAGGTTGAAAACCCTGGCCTTCTCCGGGCAGTTGTTTACTTGCTTGGTCTCAAGTCAGAGATGCGGGAGGCGCTAACGCTGAGCCTCGGCCTTCGCGTAGTTCACGAGTTAGGTTGGATGGCCGACCAGCAAATAGCGGACCTTACCCTGGAACTGATGGGCCTTCCTACATCAGTGCACTCACGGCGCTGCCTTGTGCAGATCGAAGACAGCGTGGGCATCGCGTGGCTCAGCCTGTTTCCCTCGAACCGAGGATTCCAGACCCTCGTCGAGGATGTAAGAGACATCCTCGCTGAAATCGTGATGCGCCACAGCAGGTCCGTGCTCGATGTCCGGGCACAAGGCAACGACGCCATGTGGAGCTTCTTAGCCAGCGTGCTCCCTCAACCTACGCCAGGAGCCAGCTTTTTCACCTACTGGCTGAACCTGATGAGCGCGCGATGGCGGCTACAACAGCGGAACCTGACAAATGTCCTCAAGCCAGGATCCGTGCTCATGAATCGGTGGAGCGTTCATGGCCCACTGACCGTTTCTAACGACTACTCTGTCTTCCCGCTTTACCACCCGGACCTGCCGCCAGCTGTCAACTACGGCGGCGCCGGGCGCCTCATTGCGGATGAAATCCTGAGAAGCGTTTTCCAAGATCCCATGTACGGCAAGCGCAGCCGCCGCCGGCAACCGTCACCCATGCTACATCGCAACGAAAGTCTCCCTGCCGAGTCGCCGTCGGAGTGGTCCCCGCACCACGTGGACGCCAAGGCTCTCTTGGCCGCCCTAAATGCCTACAGACTGGGCACTCTGCGACACCCGAGCGGCCCGTCCTCGAGAGAGTCGAGCCGAGCTCAGGATCGACTTTTCTTCGTGGCCTCCTGCTACGCGCTCTGCTCTAGCGGTGACTACGTGGATGAGCTGTACGGAGATGCAAGCCGACGCTGTAACGAGCCGGTCATGACCTTGTCGGAGTTCACGGCGGCCTTCAAGTGCGAGACTCCAAATCAGCATTAA